The following coding sequences lie in one Nitrospirota bacterium genomic window:
- a CDS encoding phosphoglycerate kinase encodes MENGHSVPIKGVLNKLSIRDLDIKDKRVFIRVDFNVPLDENLNITDDRRIRSALPTINYAIDEGAKIILASHLGRPKGKPDKRYSLISVARRLQRLIKKEVKFLPDCIGPETEAAVGKMSGGDIMLIENLRFHPEEEKNDEEFSKKLASIADYYVNDAFGAAHRSHASITGITKFLPAAAGFLLQKEIEYLQGVTTHPVRPFVAILGGAKVSGKIDVIKNLEKKVDKVIVGGGMAFTFLKAMGYNVGDSLVENEMLGLANEIIKSVTSKGIKFYLPVDCVIAQSIEPGAETKLVTAQEIPNGWKAVDIGPASVKLFSEALESAKTILWNGPMGVFEVDAFSRGTFAIAHAVADAYALTIVGGGDTDLAVSRAGVAESISFISTGGGAALELLEGRELPGLMALTEK; translated from the coding sequence ATGGAAAACGGTCATTCTGTTCCAATAAAAGGGGTATTAAATAAACTTTCCATCAGGGACCTGGACATTAAGGACAAAAGGGTCTTCATACGCGTGGATTTCAATGTTCCGTTGGATGAAAATCTCAACATCACTGACGACAGAAGGATCCGTTCAGCGCTCCCGACGATAAATTACGCTATTGATGAAGGCGCTAAAATAATATTAGCGTCACACCTTGGAAGGCCCAAGGGCAAGCCTGACAAAAGATACAGCCTTATATCAGTTGCAAGAAGGCTCCAGCGTCTTATAAAGAAGGAGGTAAAATTCCTTCCCGACTGCATCGGGCCCGAAACAGAAGCGGCGGTCGGCAAGATGTCCGGCGGCGATATAATGCTCATTGAAAATCTGCGGTTTCACCCCGAGGAAGAAAAGAACGACGAAGAGTTCAGCAAAAAGCTGGCATCGATTGCCGATTACTATGTCAACGATGCCTTTGGCGCGGCCCACAGGAGCCATGCCTCAATAACCGGGATAACAAAATTTCTTCCGGCAGCGGCAGGCTTTCTCCTTCAAAAAGAGATCGAATACCTGCAGGGCGTCACCACACATCCGGTCAGGCCTTTTGTCGCGATCCTCGGAGGCGCCAAGGTTTCAGGAAAAATTGACGTTATCAAGAACCTCGAGAAGAAGGTCGATAAAGTCATCGTCGGCGGAGGTATGGCGTTCACCTTTTTGAAGGCCATGGGATACAATGTCGGAGACTCCCTTGTGGAAAATGAAATGTTAGGCCTTGCCAATGAAATAATCAAAAGCGTAACTTCCAAGGGGATAAAATTCTATCTCCCCGTAGACTGCGTCATCGCCCAGAGCATCGAGCCCGGCGCGGAAACAAAGCTCGTAACCGCCCAGGAAATACCAAACGGCTGGAAGGCTGTCGACATAGGCCCTGCGTCAGTAAAACTCTTTTCAGAGGCGCTGGAAAGCGCAAAGACCATTTTATGGAACGGCCCGATGGGTGTTTTTGAAGTGGACGCCTTTTCGCGCGGGACCTTTGCAATCGCGCACGCCGTTGCCGACGCATACGCGCTTACAATCGTAGGCGGCGGAGACACTGACCTCGCGGTAAGCAGGGCCGGCGTCGCTGAAAGCATCTCGTTTATCTCAACCGGCGGCGGAGCAGCGCTTGAGCTTCTTGAGGGCAGAGAACTTCCCGGCCTCATGGCATTGACTGAAAAATAA
- the frr gene encoding ribosome recycling factor yields MQKEVKKRLLDKMEKAIEALKKDLGAIRTGRASLSVFDGITMDYFGTPTPINHVATLSVPESRLITIQPWDPKIIADIERAIQKSDLGLNPSNDGKIIRIAIPPLTEERRKDIVKHVHKRGEEAKVAIRNIRRDANEEIKKLEKDKHISEDDTKRSTEEIQKTTDIYIKKVDDVIYHKETEVMEV; encoded by the coding sequence ATGCAAAAAGAGGTTAAGAAACGGCTGTTGGACAAAATGGAAAAAGCCATAGAGGCTTTGAAAAAAGATCTCGGGGCCATAAGGACCGGCAGGGCTTCATTGTCTGTCTTTGACGGCATCACCATGGATTATTTCGGGACGCCGACTCCAATTAATCACGTTGCGACTTTAAGCGTTCCTGAAAGCAGGCTGATCACCATACAGCCGTGGGACCCTAAGATTATAGCCGACATTGAAAGGGCCATTCAGAAATCAGACCTCGGTTTAAACCCAAGCAATGACGGCAAGATCATCAGGATCGCCATTCCTCCGCTTACGGAAGAGCGCAGAAAAGATATTGTAAAGCATGTTCATAAAAGAGGCGAGGAGGCAAAGGTCGCCATCAGGAATATCCGCCGCGACGCCAATGAAGAAATAAAGAAACTCGAAAAAGATAAACACATAAGCGAAGACGATACCAAACGCTCGACAGAGGAAATACAAAAAACCACGGATATTTATATCAAGAAAGTAGACGATGTGATTTATCATAAAGAGACAGAAGTGATGGAAGTCTGA
- the scpB gene encoding SMC-Scp complex subunit ScpB, with translation MEDREAKSIIEAILFIAAEPLTVDSLKNILEMDKVEVERLVKELVSDYMINNTGLLIAEVAEGVQMATNPACAPWVKKLLSTAVPTKLSQPSLETLAIIAYKQPIIKAEIEAIRGVNSDGVVKTLLERKLIKLLGRKEVPGRPLMYGTTKEFLQYFGLKDLTELPTLKEFQEFEVPEAPEYLPEGVETQETFAEEEYDSMVPDDPALSETQPAEETEGGAEQFTEEQAADEAAPQEEK, from the coding sequence ATGGAAGACAGAGAAGCAAAATCCATAATCGAGGCAATTCTTTTTATAGCCGCTGAACCGTTGACCGTTGATTCGCTCAAAAATATTTTAGAGATGGACAAGGTTGAGGTTGAGAGGCTTGTCAAAGAGCTTGTCTCTGATTACATGATCAACAACACTGGCCTTCTAATCGCTGAAGTAGCGGAAGGAGTGCAGATGGCCACAAACCCCGCGTGCGCCCCTTGGGTGAAGAAGCTCCTGTCAACCGCGGTCCCCACAAAACTTTCCCAGCCGTCTCTTGAAACACTCGCCATAATCGCCTACAAACAGCCGATCATCAAGGCGGAGATTGAAGCTATCAGGGGGGTCAATTCAGACGGCGTTGTGAAAACACTGCTGGAAAGAAAACTCATAAAGTTGCTCGGCAGGAAGGAAGTCCCTGGCAGGCCTCTCATGTACGGCACGACAAAGGAGTTCCTCCAGTATTTCGGGCTGAAGGATTTAACAGAGCTGCCCACACTCAAAGAGTTTCAGGAGTTTGAAGTCCCTGAAGCGCCTGAATATCTTCCAGAGGGAGTTGAGACCCAGGAAACTTTCGCTGAAGAAGAATACGATTCAATGGTGCCGGATGACCCCGCGCTGAGTGAAACTCAACCTGCTGAAGAAACGGAAGGCGGCGCGGAACAGTTCACTGAAGAACAGGCAGCAGATGAGGCCGCGCCGCAAGAGGAAAAGTAA
- a CDS encoding metallophosphoesterase translates to MSKFLAFFFLIYGLLHVYAFFKARSAFKFKIKKAVPLIAFMAVMIFSPFIIYSSERHGFEFIARVMSYIGYLWMGALFLFVSASVVFELCRSIGFIVKRNLSTAFTSPKISFFVPLLLSITISAYGYFDAKDIRVEHVTFKTAKLPANISSLKIAQISDVHIGLIIREERLKRILGKVKAANPDILVSTGDLVDGQINRLEGLEKLLNEVNPRYGKFAITGNHEYYAGLKQALDFTTKGGFKILRGETVNAAGINIAGVDDPAGEAFGLYKNISEKELLSGLDHGKFTLLLKHRPFADKDSAGLFDLQLSGHTHKGQIFPFSLLTKFYYPSDSGLSNPLANSYLYVSRGTGTWGPPVRFLSHPEVTLIELERE, encoded by the coding sequence TTGAGTAAATTTTTAGCATTCTTTTTTTTGATATACGGCCTGCTGCATGTGTATGCCTTTTTTAAGGCAAGATCGGCTTTCAAGTTTAAAATCAAAAAAGCTGTCCCGCTTATCGCCTTTATGGCTGTCATGATCTTCTCGCCGTTCATAATTTATTCATCGGAAAGGCATGGATTTGAATTCATTGCAAGGGTGATGTCATATATCGGTTATCTGTGGATGGGGGCCTTGTTCCTGTTCGTTTCCGCCTCTGTAGTATTTGAGCTTTGCCGGTCCATTGGTTTTATAGTTAAAAGAAATTTATCGACAGCGTTTACCTCACCAAAAATTTCTTTTTTTGTGCCGCTTCTGCTCTCAATCACGATAAGCGCTTACGGCTATTTTGATGCAAAGGATATTCGCGTTGAACACGTTACGTTCAAGACCGCAAAGCTCCCGGCTAATATCAGCAGTTTAAAAATAGCACAGATCTCGGATGTGCACATCGGGCTGATTATAAGAGAGGAAAGATTGAAGAGGATCTTGGGCAAAGTGAAAGCGGCAAATCCCGACATTCTTGTGTCCACAGGCGACCTCGTGGACGGGCAGATCAACAGGCTTGAGGGGCTGGAGAAACTTTTAAATGAGGTCAATCCAAGGTACGGGAAATTCGCTATAACCGGCAATCACGAGTATTACGCCGGGCTTAAGCAGGCGCTGGATTTCACAACGAAGGGAGGATTTAAAATTCTAAGAGGGGAAACAGTCAATGCGGCGGGAATAAATATCGCCGGCGTTGACGATCCTGCCGGAGAAGCTTTTGGACTTTATAAAAATATTTCAGAGAAAGAATTACTGTCCGGGCTGGACCATGGAAAGTTTACCCTTCTGCTCAAACACAGGCCTTTTGCGGACAAAGACTCGGCAGGCCTTTTTGATCTACAACTCTCAGGCCACACGCACAAGGGGCAGATCTTCCCCTTCAGCCTGCTTACGAAATTTTATTATCCGTCTGACTCAGGACTTTCAAACCCTCTTGCCAATTCTTATCTTTACGTAAGCCGCGGCACCGGCACGTGGGGACCTCCGGTCCGTTTTCTTTCCCATCCTGAAGTGACGTTGATTGAACTGGAGCGGGAATGA
- the gap gene encoding type I glyceraldehyde-3-phosphate dehydrogenase: MALRVGINGFGRIGRNFFRICSKEPAIEIVGLNDLTDAKTLAHILRYDSVHGTFDADIKVKENSLVVNGREIKVTALTDPAQLPWKDLKVDVVLESTGRFVDKAGASKHLDAGAGWAIISAPAKEPDATICMGVNEETLDVSKHKIISNASCTTNCLAPIAKVIDQKFTIKRGLMTTIHSYTNDQRILDLPHKDLRRTRAAALSMIPTTTGAAKAVSLVLPHLKGKLDGFAMRVPTPNVSVVDLVADVEKEVTAESVNAALKEAAEGQLKGILQYCDEPLVSIDFNGNPHSSIVDAELTKVMQGNMVKVLSWYDNEWGYSTRLKDLMLYIEKKR; this comes from the coding sequence ATGGCTTTACGTGTAGGCATTAACGGTTTTGGAAGGATCGGCAGAAATTTTTTCAGGATATGCTCTAAAGAGCCCGCGATCGAAATTGTGGGGTTAAACGACCTCACAGACGCAAAAACACTCGCTCACATATTGCGCTATGATTCCGTTCACGGTACCTTTGACGCTGATATAAAGGTCAAGGAAAACAGCCTCGTGGTAAATGGCAGGGAAATAAAGGTCACTGCTTTGACAGACCCTGCTCAACTGCCCTGGAAGGACTTGAAGGTTGACGTAGTGCTTGAATCAACAGGCCGCTTTGTTGACAAGGCCGGGGCCTCAAAGCACCTCGACGCCGGCGCGGGCTGGGCCATTATATCCGCTCCCGCAAAAGAGCCTGACGCCACGATCTGCATGGGCGTAAATGAAGAAACCCTCGACGTATCAAAACACAAAATTATATCTAATGCTTCATGCACAACAAACTGCCTCGCTCCGATCGCAAAGGTCATTGACCAGAAGTTCACGATAAAGCGCGGCCTTATGACTACAATACATTCATATACAAATGACCAGCGCATACTCGACCTCCCTCACAAGGATTTGAGAAGGACGCGCGCGGCAGCCCTTTCGATGATACCGACAACAACAGGCGCCGCAAAGGCAGTCAGTTTGGTCCTGCCCCATTTAAAAGGCAAGCTGGACGGTTTTGCAATGAGAGTGCCCACCCCGAATGTATCCGTAGTGGACCTCGTAGCAGACGTTGAAAAAGAGGTGACCGCGGAATCAGTTAATGCGGCGCTCAAAGAAGCGGCTGAAGGCCAGCTCAAGGGTATATTGCAATACTGTGACGAGCCGCTTGTATCAATAGATTTCAACGGTAATCCGCATTCATCCATTGTTGACGCAGAGCTTACCAAAGTAATGCAGGGCAACATGGTAAAGGTGCTGTCCTGGTATGACAACGAATGGGGATACAGCACACGGTTAAAAGACCTTATGCTTTACATCGAAAAAAAGAGGTAA
- a CDS encoding UMP kinase yields MARARFKRVLLKLSGEALMGSKNFGIDQKVVQYISKELKGISRMGVQIAIVIGGGNIFRGLEASAEGMERTSADYMGMLATALNALALQNALEVNGMPTRVLSAIEMRELAEPYIRRRAVRHLEKGRFIIFACGTGNPYFTTDTAAALRAMEIGADIILKATKVDGVYTSDPMKDPSAKRFSEITYIDVLKKGLKVMDSTAISLCMDNNLPIMVFSLMKRGNIKKVLEGKKIGTVVKGGIPHAKRG; encoded by the coding sequence ATGGCACGAGCACGGTTCAAACGCGTATTACTTAAGTTAAGCGGCGAGGCCCTGATGGGCAGTAAGAATTTTGGAATTGACCAGAAGGTAGTACAATATATATCAAAAGAGCTTAAAGGCATTTCAAGGATGGGCGTTCAGATTGCAATCGTCATAGGCGGGGGGAACATATTCCGCGGGCTTGAAGCAAGCGCGGAGGGCATGGAGAGGACCTCGGCCGATTACATGGGTATGCTGGCGACAGCGTTAAACGCCCTTGCCCTGCAGAATGCATTAGAGGTGAACGGGATGCCGACAAGGGTATTGTCGGCTATAGAGATGCGCGAGCTTGCGGAGCCTTACATCAGGAGGAGGGCTGTCAGGCATCTTGAAAAAGGAAGGTTCATAATATTCGCATGCGGCACCGGCAATCCCTATTTCACAACAGACACGGCAGCGGCACTGAGGGCCATGGAGATAGGAGCTGATATTATATTGAAGGCAACAAAAGTCGACGGGGTATACACCAGCGATCCGATGAAAGATCCTTCAGCAAAAAGATTTTCGGAGATTACTTATATAGATGTCCTTAAGAAAGGTTTGAAGGTTATGGACTCAACCGCCATATCACTTTGTATGGACAATAACCTGCCGATAATGGTTTTCAGCCTTATGAAACGTGGCAATATCAAGAAAGTTTTAGAAGGCAAGAAGATCGGCACTGTGGTGAAAGGGGGAATTCCTCATGCAAAAAGAGGTTAA